A genomic segment from Fusarium fujikuroi IMI 58289 draft genome, chromosome FFUJ_chr04 encodes:
- a CDS encoding probable CDP-alcohol phosphatidyltransferase — MPAYDDNELHTPNSPSTLRKMSNMNNGESNGEGHHDSLAIPGDDVNGPQEIPATRSSISEAAKYMHNLSVSPSMRDRRSSRNSFGTALPIPRKRQSRLSSVHHADGRPTRPGMPPIQPTRELLVAQVQDLQAEKVKKAKNMAFAFDIDGVLVHGDRLIPEGKKALEILNGDNELGIKIPHIFLTNGSGKIEKDRCAQLSKILGNPVETDQFIQSHTPMSALAEYYSTVLVVGGEGYRCREVAEQYGFRNIVVPNDIVAWDPTIAPYRVFTEEERATSRPRDFTKICIEAIMVFSDSRDYATDMQIIMDVLRAKNGRLGTVAEDPVAERVPIYFSQGDLLCPTEHPYPRMSQGAFRIGLEAMYKALTGADLERVVYGKPELATYKYADDVLTSWMGELHGEERLPEHIYMIGDNPASDIIGGNMYGWNTCLVRTGVFQGGDNDENNPANFGVFPNVLEAVKKALRNELGQDFKCFFDEKINPVLHGDAADAAAVV, encoded by the coding sequence ATGCCCGCCTACGACGACAACGAACTCCACACCCCAAACTCCCCCAGCACCCTCCGCAAGATGTCCAACATGAACAACGGGGAGAGTAACGGCGAGGGCCACCACGACAGCCTCGCCATTCCCGGCGACGATGTCAACGGTCCTCAGGAGATCCCCGCTACCAGGTCCTCCATCTCAGAGGCCGCAAAGTACATGCACAACCTCAGCGTCTCGCCCTCGATGAGGGACCGACGATCCTCCCGAAACTCTTTCGGTACTGCTCTGCCTATCCCCCGCAAGCGCCAGTCGCGCCTCTCCTCCGTTCACCATGCCGACGGACGACCCACCCGTCCCGGCATGCCCCCGATCCAGCCTACCCGAGAACTCCTCGTCGCTCAGGTCCAGGACCTCCAGgctgagaaggtcaagaaggccaagaacatGGCCTTCGCCTTCGACATTGATGGTGTTCTCGTCCACGGTGATCGTCTGATCCCCGAGGGtaagaaggctcttgagatcctcaacgGAGACAATGAGCTTGGCATCAAGATCCCTCACATCTTCCTTACCAACGGATCTGGTAAGATCGAGAAGGATCGCTGCGCGCAGCTCTCCAAGATCCTTGGCAACCCTGTTGAGACCGACCAATTCATCCAGTCTCACACTCCCATGAGTGCTCTGGCTGAGTACTACAGCaccgtcctcgtcgtcggtgGTGAGGGTTACCGCTGCCGTGAGGTCGCTGAGCAGTACGGCTTCCGCAACATCGTCGTCCCCAACGACATTGTCGCCTGGGACCCTACCATTGCTCCCTACCGCGTCTTCACCGAGGAGGAGCGCGCCACCTCCCGTCCCCGTGACTTCACCAAGATCTGCATCGAGGCTATCATGGTCTTCTCTGACTCGCGAGACTACGCTACCGACATGcagatcatcatggatgTCCTCCGCGCAAAGAACGGTCGTCTCGGCACTGTCGCTGAGGACCCCGTTGCTGAGCGCGTCCCTATCTACTTCTCCCAGGGTGATCTTCTCTGCCCTACAGAGCACCCTTACCCTCGTATGTCCCAGGGTGCTTTCCGCATCGGTCTTGAGGCTATGTACAAGGCCCTCACCGGCGCTGACCTCGAGCGTGTCGTCTACGGCAAGCCTGAGTTAGCTACCTACAAGTACGCTGACGATGTTCTGACCTCATGGATGGGCGAGCTCCACGGCGAGGAGCGTCTCCCTGAGCACATCTACATGATTGGTGACAACCCCGCGTCCGACATCATCGGTGGAAACATGTACGGGTGGAACACTTGTTTGGTGCGCACTGGTGTTTTCCAGGGCGGAGACAACGACGAGAACAACCCCGCCAACTTTGGCGTCTTCCCCAACGTTCTGGAAGCCGTCAAGAAGGCTCTCCGCAACGAGCTTGGCCAGGACTTCAAGTGCTTCTTCGACGAGAAGATCAACCCCGTCCTGCACGGTGACGCTGCTGATGCCGCCGCTGTCGTCTAA
- a CDS encoding reductase: protein MAVSNKTTFTLNNGVKMPGLGFGTFANEGAKGETYEAVKCALKVGYRHLDCAWFYLNEGEVGQAVRDFLAENKDVKREDIFICTKVWNHLHEPEEVKWSFENSLKNFGLDYIDLFLVHWPIAAEKDEDYKPKIGPDGKYVIKKDLTENPEPTWRAMEEIYASGKARAIGVSNWTVEGLKKLLSFAKVKPAVNQIEIHPFLPNEELVKFCQENDILPSAYSPLGSQNQVPTTGEKVRTNETLNAVAERSGNTLAQVLLAWGLRRGYAVLPKSSTPSRIESNFQVPNLSDEDFEAIQSVAKGRHTRFVNMKDTFGYDVWPEETPENGTSAV, encoded by the coding sequence ATGGCCGTCTCAAACAAGACCACTTTCACCCTCAACAATGGCGTCAAGATGCCCGGCCTGGGCTTCGGCACTTTCGCCAACGAGGGCGCAAAGGGCGAGACCTACGAAGCTGTCAAGTGCGCCCTCAAGGTCGGCTACCGACACCTCGACTGCGCCTGGTTCTACCTCAACGAAGGTGAGGTCGGCCAGGCTGTGAGGGATTTCCTCGCCGAGAACAAGGATGTCAAGCGTGAggacatcttcatctgcaCAAAGGTCTGGAACCACCTCCACGAGCCCGAAGAGGTCAAGTGGTCGTTCGAGAACTCCCTCAAGAACTTTGGCCTCGACTAcattgatctcttccttgtcCACTGGCCCATCGCcgctgagaaggatgaggattaCAAGCCCAAGATCGGACCTGATGGCAAGTacgtcatcaagaaggatctcACTGAGAACCCCGAACCCACATGGCGCGCCATGGAGGAGATTTATGCTAGCGGCAAGGCCCGTGCTATTGGTGTCTCCAACTGGACCGTCGAgggtctcaagaagctgctgtCCTTCGCCAAGGTGAAGCCAGCTGTTAACCAGATCGAGATTCATCCTTTCCTGCCCAACGAGGAGCTCGTCAAGTTCTGCCAAGAGAACGACATCCTCCCCTCCGCTTACTCTCCCCTCGGATCTCAGAACCAGGTCCCCACGACTGGTGAGAAGGTTCGCACCAACGAGACCCTCAACGCCGTCGCCGAGCGCAGCGGCAACACCCTCGCTCAAGTACTTCTCGCCTGGGGTCTGCGCCGCGGCTATGCTGTGCTGCCCAAGAGCTCAACACCCTCTCGAATTGAGAGCAACTTTCAGGTTCCCAACCTGTCCGACGAGGACTTTGAGGCTATCCAGAGTGTTGCCAAAGGCCGACACACTCGCTTTGTCAACATGAAGGATACCTTTGGTTATGATGTCTGGCCTGAGGAGACTCCCGAGAACGGAACTTCTGCTGTTTAA
- a CDS encoding related to nitrate reductase has translation MPHSKPWVVKVQAHPGSTAEEIRNEPDWVSGHQHRVGFRDRNNRLPGLTHKDDEYTEEVAREKQKYLAFQKRAQSGELINFRDLIENQKDFHLRHPENRSLGWRYVLNETEDWVKNKEQWPANIKKQEEENKKKEEEAKSDKKDDTPEQEHEWKRSSDKDKHHDAYAKNKENEEKKQENKSSEKPKLSDKYTPAEIALLRALEHEKKYIQHLRENNGKRKSPQHKNLTQISIDEQDQFSPDNWLPRSPDLIRLTGKHPLNAEAPLTQLYEAGLITPNELHYVRNHGPVPRILWEFHELEITYDGKTQTLSMDELKEFDTINIAVALACDGNRRKELNMIKKSKGFNWGAGGASCAYWKGPLLRDVLLANGVPEKPPGLGERRYWVNFEGTDDLSEGKYATCIPFEHAISPNNDVILAYEMNDVPLPPDHGYPVRVIIPGYVGGRNVKWLKKIWISEKENDSYYHIWDNRVLPSFVTEKDGPFAEALFHHPDTACNEQNLNSVIVKPAQGEKIPLHRAKKGEGYRIEGYAYDGGGHEVQRVEVSLDGGATWLYCIRKFPDYPIRHGNKFWSWLHWHVDVDISHVIRAKSIMVRCFNVFKNTQPREPNWNVMGMMNNCWYTVRPEITEDDDSETPSILFRHPVEPATKDGGWMKPSVENKIAEAKQEAGAPEKEFTREEIEKHNTQDDCWLVVDGKVYDATSVLEWHPGGAAAILGHAGKVHQETSDEFASIHDDYAYKKLKECALGVVTEKAANFIKQNAETAAKDATTASNKDEHLALQKHRWIPVKLIERKNLSQDTRAYTFQLPEGKNILGLGTCQHVQIGFHMLDRMLIRSYTPTKPLLPAPGDNMTNGSAKSLRDGDGSFELTVKTYFPDENQPGGALSNILDCVPIGEEVELRGPTGEIAYNGHGNFAIEGKDRHFDRVSLVLGGSGITPGYSLLARVLLSNNDKTEIRVVDANKTEADILLKEELEEFEKKSNGQLKVTHVLSHADDSWKGKTGHVNEDIIKESLFEPSEKSAVFLCGPPAMIQKAALPALNDWGYVEDENMFGF, from the exons ATGCCTCATAGCAAGCCTTGGGTTGTCAAAGTTCAGGCCCATCCTGGGTCGACGGCTGAAGAGATCCGGAACGAGCCGGATTGGGTTTCTGGGCACCAGCACCGCGTTGGCTTCAGAGATCGCAATAACCGACTTCCTGGACTTACTCATAAAGATGATGAGTACACAGAGGAAGTGGCGAGAGAGAAGCAGAAGTATCTTGCGTTTCAGAAGCGAGCCCAGAGTGGAGAATTGATCAATTTCAGAGACTTGATTGAGAACCAAAAG GACTTTCATCTTCGACATCCAGAGAACCGATCACTTGGTTGGAGATATGTTCTCAACGAGACTGAAGATTGGGTCAAGAATAAAGAGCAATGGCCCGCAAACATAAAGaagcaggaggaagagaacaagaaaaaagaggaagaagcaaagagtGATAAGAAGGATGATACGCCCGAGCAAGAGCATGAGTGGAAACGTTCCTCGGATAAAGACAAGCATCACGATGCGTACgcaaagaacaaagagaacgaggaaaagaaacaggAAAATAAATCGAGTgagaagccaaagctctCAGACAAGTACACACCTGCCGAGATAGCCCTTCTCAGAGCATTGGAGCACGAAAAGAAGTATATCCAACACCTCAGAGAGAACAACGGAAAGAGAAAGTCCCCCCAGCACAAGAATCTCACGCAGATCTCAATCGACGAACAGGACCAGTTCAGCCCAGACAACTGGCTTCCCCGCTCTCCGGATCTCATCCGTCTAACTGGAAAGCACCCTCTCAATGCTGAGGCTCCATTGACACAACTGTACGAGGCTGGCTTAATCACGCCTAACGAGCTTCACTATGTTCGAAACCACGGTCCTGTTCCGCGTATTCTCTGGGAGTTCCACGAGTTGGAGATCACCTACGATGGCAAAACTCAGACACTTTCTATGGATGAGCTGAAAGAGTTTGATACGATCAATATCGCCGTTGCGCTTGCTTGTGATGGAAACAGACGCAAGGAACTCAAcatgatcaagaagagcaagggtTTCAATTGGGGCGCTGGAGGAGCGAGTTGCGCCTATTGGAAAGGACCCCTTCTTCGAGATGTACTCCTCGCGAACGGTGTTCCTGAGAAACCTCCGGGTCTGGGCGAGAGGCGATATTGGGTCAACTTTGAAGGCACTGATGATTTGAGCGAAGGAAAATATGCAACCTGCATACCCTTTGAGCACGCAATATCTCCCAATAACGATGTTATTCTAGCCTACGAGATGAACGACGTTCCGTTGCCGCCTGATCACGGATATCCCGTTCGTGTTATCATTCCAGGATATGTTGGCGGCAGGAATGTCAAGTGGCTAAAGAAGATCTGGATAAgtgagaaggagaatgatTCTTACTATCATATATGGGATAATCGAGTTCTTCCATCCTTTGTCACTGAAAAAGACGGTCCTTTCGCTGAGGCTCTCTTTCATCATCCTGATACAGCCTGCAATGAGCAGAACCTCAACTCTGTCATCGTCAAGCCAGCACAGGGCGAGAAGATTCCCTTGCACAGAgccaagaagggagaggGCTATCGCATAGAGGGCTATGCGTACGATGGTGGAGGGCACGAAGTCCAGCGTGTTGAAGTCTCCCTCGACGGCGGAGCAACTTGGCTGTACTGCATCCGCAAATTCCCCGACTACCCAATCCGTCACGGAAATAAGTTCTGGAGTTGGCTACATTGGCACGTCGACGTTGACATTTCCCATGTTATCCGTGCAAAGAGTATAATGGTACGTTGCTTCAACGTGTTCAAAAACACGCAGCCAAGGGAGCCAAACTGGAATGTTATGGGTATGATGAACAACTGCTGGTATACCGTACGCCCAGAGATCACTGAGGACGATGACTCAGAAACACCTTCGATTCTATTCAGACACCCTGTTGAGCCAGCCACGAAAGATGGTGGATGGATGAAGCCAAGTGTTGAGAATAAAATTGCAGAAGCCAAGCAAGAGGCTGGTGCGCCTGAGAAGGAGTTTACCCGAGAAGAAATTGAGAAGCATAATACTCAAGATGACTGCTGGCTTGTAGTCGACGGAAAGGTCTACGATGCAACTAGTGTGCTCGAGTGGCACCCTGGAGGCGCTGCAGCTATTCTCGGCCATGCTGGTAAGGTCCATCAGGAGACAAGTGATGAATTTGCAAGCATCCATGATGACTACGCTtacaagaagctcaaag AATGTGCTCTTGGTGTCGTGACTGAAAAGGCCGCCAACTTTATCAAACAAAATGCAGAGACCGCTGCCAAAGACGCAACCACTGCGAGTAACAAGGACGAGCATCTAGCGCTGCAAAAGCACAGATGGATTCCAGTCAAACTCATTGAACGCAAAAATCTTTCTCAGGACACAAGGGCCTATACCTTCCAGCTCCCTGAAGGTAAAAACATCCTCGGCCTTGGTACATGCCAGCATGTTCAGATTGGCTTCCATATGTTGGATAGGATGCTCATCCGCTCCTACACACCCACGAAGCCACTCCTCCCGGCCCCAGGTGACAATATGACCAATGGAAGTGCCAAGTCTCTTCGAGATGGGGACGGCTCTTTTGAGCTCACGGTCAAGACTTACTTCCCCGATGAAAATCAACCAGGCGGCGCACTCTCCAACATCCTGGACTGTGTCCCCATAGGCGAAGAAGTCGAGCTTCGCGGCCCAACTGGAGAAATAGCCTACAACGGTCACGGAAACTTCGCTATCGAGGGTAAAGATCGTCACTTCGATCGTGTATCCCTCGTGCTTGGTGGTTCAGGCATAACACCAGGCTACTCCCTTCTCGCCCGTGTCCTCCTCTCCAACAATGATAAGACGGAAATCCGAGTCGTGGACGCTAATAAGACAGAGGCTGATATCTTGCTGaaagaggagcttgaggaatttgagaagaagtccaaTGGACAGTTGAAAGTCACTCATGTTCTGAGTCATGCTGATGATAGCTGGAAGGGGAAGACGGGCCATGTGAATGAGGACATCATCAAGGAGAGTTTGTTCGAGCCGTCTGAGAAGAGTGCTGTCTTCTTGTGCGGTCCGCCGGCGATGATACAGAAGGCTGCACTCCCTGCTCTTAATG ATTGGGGTTACGTGGAGGATGAGAACATGTTTGGATTCTAG
- a CDS encoding probable endoglucanase IV — translation MLSRKTSSLLAFATSAAQVAAHGHVDWLVTNGVAFRGYSAPEMSWNHNHPPVVGWTNGATDNGYVEPNSFSDPDIICHRAARPGKGHVTVAAGDKITLQWNTWPESHHGPVIDYLARCPGDCETVDKNDLEFFKIGQEGLIDMSMQNGKWASDVLIATGFSWTLQIPETLAPGNYVLRHEIIALHGSGQPNGAQNYPQCFNLKVTGDGDLAPDGVKGTQLYKANDPGILFNLYTTPLSYKIPGPTLVPGLPSTVSQRVVAATATSSATVPGQTQASTSSKASSSTSKGGSTSTSSAFGGDTTLKTSTTSRSSSSSTTKDTPQPTEDDDIICGPATGGLPKYSQCGGKDYTGPTVCQWGSSCKVLNPYYSQCL, via the coding sequence ATGCTCTCACGCAAGACATCTTCACTTCTCGCTTTTGCGACTTCAGCCGCGCAAGTTGCTGCTCACGGTCATGTAGACTGGCTTGTAACAAATGGCGTTGCATTTAGAGGCTACTCTGCTCCAGAGATGAGCTGGAATCATAATCATCCCCCTGTCGTCGGTTGGACCAACGGTGCCACTGACAATGGCTATGTTGAGCCCAACTCTTTCTCAGACCCCGATATCATCTGCCACAGAGCGGCGAGACCTGGGAAAGGGCACGTAACCGTTGCAGCAGGTGACAAGATCACTCTTCAATGGAATACGTGGCCAGAGAGTCACCATGGGCCCGTGATTGACTATCTTGCTAGATGTCCGGGAGACTGCGAGACCGTTGATAAGAACGATcttgagttcttcaagatTGGTCAAGAAGGTCTCATTGATATGTCGATGCAAAACGGCAAGTGGGCATCTGACGTGCTTATAGCTACTGGCTTCTCTTGGACACTTCAAATTCCTGAGACATTGGCTCCTGGGAACTATGTTCTTCGCCACGAGATTATAGCTCTGCACGGCTCTGGACAGCCTAATGGAGCACAGAATTACCCCCAATGCTTTAATCTCAAAGTCACCGGTGACGGAGACTTGGCTCCAGATGGCGTCAAGGGCACACAACTCTACAAGGCCAACGATCCTGGtatcctcttcaacctctatACAACACCTTTGTCCTACAAGATTCCCGGCCCTACATTGGTTCCTGGCCTCCCTTCTACAGTATCTCAGCGTGTTGTCGCCGCAACTGCAACATCGAGCGCAACTGTGCCAGGACAAACTCAAGCTAGCACGAGCagcaaagcttcttcttctacatCAAAGGGAGGCTCGACATCGACCAGCAGTGCTTTTGGAGGAGATACAACACTCaagacttcaacaacaagcaggtcctcctcgtccagcACAACGAAGGATACACCACAGCCCACAGAGGACGACGATATTATCTGCGGTCCTGCTACAGGAGGTCTTCCAAAGTACAGCCAATGCGGAGGTAAAGACTATACTGGACCGACAGTTTGTCAATGGGGGTCGAGTTGCAAGGTTCTGAATCCCTATTACTCGCAATGTCTTTGA
- a CDS encoding related to 2-haloalkanoic acid dehalogenase has protein sequence MPSRNGKYVVFDIVGTCVSYDKLTEAVEKQLGDKLLAENVKPSLLVNTWLEASEREYTYLSITGRYVAFDKLFSSLFYRMLWLAGIQEPRSFASEADIEKITQGYMELEPRPDLKECFDKLRAAGFTVRGLTAGDFDRVLGYFDKAGIEFPKEHLMSCDSFGVGKPDLKAYASTFEELKEAKELWFAAAHMWDVSSAKQVGFKSAYCSVLEKEPCVDIFGEMDVMSDTLSEMADKIIQASS, from the exons ATGCCATCCAGAAACGGAAAGTACGTCGTCTTCGACATCGTGGGTACCTGCGTCTCATATGACAAGCTTACCGAAGCAGTCGAAAAGCAACTCGGTGACAAGCTGCTGGCCGAGAATGTAAAGCCCAGTCTTCTCGTGAACACCTGGCTAGAGGCCTCAGAGAGAGAATATACATATCTCTCTATAACTGGCCGATACGTCGCATTCGACAAATTGTTCTCGTCCCTCTTCTATCGCATGCTCTGGCTTGCCGGCATCCAGGAGCCACGCTCCTTCGCCAGTGAAGCTGATATCGAGAAGATTACCCAAGGTTACATGGAACTTGAGCCAAGGCCTGATCTCAAGGAATGTTTTGATAAGCTTCGCGCAGCGGGATTCACTGTGCGTGGCCTGACAGCTGGAGATTTCGACAGAGTGCTTGGGTACTTTGACAAGGCGGGGATTGAATTTCCAAAGGAACACTTGATGTCTTGTGACTCGTTTGGAGTGGGCAAGCCGGACCTCAAGGCATATGCCTCGACCTTTGAGGAGTTGAAGGAAGCAAAGGAGCTTTGGTTCGCTGCGGCCCATATGTGGGACGTAAGCTCAGCTAAGCAAGTCGG ATTCAAGAGTGCCTATTGTTCTGTGCTGGAAAAGGAGCCTTGCGTGGATATCTTTGGGGAGATGGATGTCATGTCGGATACTTTGAGTGAGATGGCAGATAAGATCatccaagcttcttcttaa
- a CDS encoding related to nicotinamide mononucleotide permease (reviewed:yes 1), whose protein sequence is MGKLDTVSSKSNSDFPQPREDEESLTLHRDWSLDEERRAKRKLDLIIMPLLTLGFFCLQLDRGNIANALTDNFMEDVGVTQNQFNVGQQMLSLGIVLFEIPSNMILYRVGPGKWLTLQLFLFGTVSTFQAFQNNYGSFVATRFLLGITESGFIPGGLWTLSTWYTRKETAKRVMFFYFGNQFGQASSKLLAYGILHMRGVGDKAGWFWLFVLMGAFTVLSGVVLGCCLPDSFKNPRSTFLPNVKIFNERELHILQTRVLLDDPMKGKKKKKIGLGAFKKAFSNWRLWVHVIITLTNNGPQRAFDTYSPSIVKSFGFQGLTSNALASVGLFLQIPVSWTFSYVSDRLPETVIAGLSMHLLGYVFNRIFTELGRRGVSYFGVVWTQTFGTFSHPLNIAWMSLACDDSEERALAMAMVIMGANIAGIYGAQIFRSDDKPKYRRGFTINIVVLAVGLALAVLRFFDDKIWRRSKVAEIQEQLARENGELSQSDEKSQSESGQRDDRTPTLGLEKTSPAELNPIAKPTQ, encoded by the exons ATGGGTAAACTTGACacagtctcatcaaagtccaaCTCGGACTTCCCTCAGCCtcgagaggatgaggagtcTCTCACGCTTCACAGAGATTGGAGCTTGGatgaggagagaagagcTAAGCGCAA GCTTGACTTAATTATCATGCCATTATTAACGctcggcttcttctgccttc AACTTGATCGAGGTAACATCGCCAACGCCCTGACTGACAACTTCATGGAAGATGTCGGCGTCACCCAAAACCAGTTCAACGTCGGTCAACAGATGCTCTCCCTCGGCATCGTCCTCTTCGAAATCCCCTCGAACATGATTTTGTACAGAGTAGGCCCTGGTAAATGGTTGACTCTCCAACTGTTTCTCTTCGGCACAGTCAGTACCTTCCAGGCCTTCCAGAACAACTACGGATCCTTCGTCGCAACACGGTTCCTTCTCGGTATCACCGAATCCGGATTCATCCCCGGTGGACTCTGGACCTTGTCGACGTGGTACACACGTAAGGAAACAGCTAAGCGTGTCATGTTCTTCTATTTTGGAAACCAGTTCGGCCAGGCTTCTAGTAAGCTCCTAGCCTACGGTATTCTCCACATGCGTGGCGTTGGGGACAAGGCTGGCTGGTTCTGGCTTTTTGTCCTTATGGGAGCTTTCACTGTTCTGAGTGGTGTCGTTCTGGGCTGCTGCTTGCCTGACTCCTTCAAAAATCCCCGAAGCACATTCCTTCCTAacgtcaagatcttcaatgaGAGAGAATTACATATTCTCCAGACTCgtgtccttcttgatgatcctatgaagggcaagaagaagaagaagatcggcTTGGGTGCCTTCAAGAAAGCT TTCTCCAACTGGCGCCTTTGGGTCCATGTCATCATTACTCTTACCAATAACGGACCTCAACGTGCTTTCGACACATACTCGCCTTCTATCGTTAAGAGCTTCGGCTTCCAGGGTCTCACTAGTAATGCCCTCGCCTCAGTCGGTCTCTTCCTTCAGATCCCCGTTTCGTGGACCTTCAGCTACGTTTCTGATCGATT ACCAGAGACCGTCATCGCGGGCTTGAGCATGCACTTGCTGGGTTACGTGTTCAACCGCATCTTCACAGAGCTCGGACGAAGAGGAGTCAGTTATTTTGGTGTTGTATGGACTCAGACCTTTGGTACCTTCTCACACCCTCTTAACATCGCTTGGATGTCCCTTGCATGTGATGATTCAGAGGAACGAGCTCTCGCTATGGCCAT GGTCATTATGGGAGCAAATATTGCTGGAATCTACGGTGCACAGATCTTCCGATCTGATGATAAGCCCAAATATCGCCGTGGCTTCACTATCAACATCGTTGTCCTCGCCGTTGGTCTCGCGCTTGCGGTCCTTCGTTTCTTCGATGATAAGATCTGGCGTCGCTCCAAGGTTGCCGAAATTCAGGAGCAACTTGCTCGTGAAAACGGTGAACTTAGTCagagtgatgagaagagtcAGAGTGAATCTGGGCAGAGAGATGACCGTACACCAACGCTTGGTTTAGAGAAAACATCTCCGGCTGAGCTGAACCCCATTGCCAAGCCTACCCAGTGA
- a CDS encoding related to N,N-dimethylglycine oxidase, with product MSQPTESVIIIGAGIVGSALAYFLTQSSNPRTITLIDRSFTCLLGSSGIAPGFIGQFNESEILTKLAIDTVSEYVKIPGGFDRVGGLEIAFQDEGIQRLKARCEDAKKLGLDARILSIKEAHGLAPELVNEDGQGQAVFFEKDGTANAVRITTWYQKEAKKRGVNLVEADVKQLAISDGRVTGIDVIQNETSRHLTAAKVIITTGIWAQDLSSTLPFPVPVIPVGHPYMHAQHREPLPHKIPFLRWPEHHVYARDHGTNFGIGSYDHAPIGYKPETTTTTAKGEWIDWFKQPLDFATGLLPPAAAREFQDGNHFNGVFSMTPDNMPLAGKVNSVEGLFMAVAVWVTHAAGTAKFLTRIIDGEEVEGKTKEALDPERFRGQDFAQLEEKSLTGYNSIYKTVKTG from the coding sequence ATGTCTCAACCCACTGagtcagtcatcatcattggtgCCGGCATCGTTGGCTCTGCCCTGGCCTATTTCCTCACCCAATCTTCAAACCCCAGAACCATAACCCTAATCGACCGTTCTTTCACCTGTCTTCTTGGTTCATCTGGAATTGCCCCGGGATTCATCGGCCAATTCAACGAGTCTGAGATCCTCACCAAACTTGCGATCGACACTGTCTCGGAATATGTCAAGATCCCGGGTGGTTTCGACAGAGTTGGCGGTCTGGAGATTGCATTCCAAGATGAGGGTATCCAACGATTGAAGGCGAGATGTGAGGATGCGAAGAAGCTGGGTCTTGACGCCAGAATCTTGAGCATCAAGGAAGCACACGGCCTGGCACCTGAGTTGGTCAATGAGGACGGCCAAGGGCAGGCGGTCttctttgagaaggatgggaCTGCAAATGCTGTGAGAATAACGACTTGGTATCAAAAAGAGGCGAAGAAGCGTGGAGTTAACCTTGTGGAAGCTGATGTGAAGCAACTCGCCATATCGGACGGCCGCGTCACAGGCATTGACGTTATTCAGAATGAGACATCACGTCATCTCACTGCCGCTAAAGTCATCATAACAACTGGAATCTGGGCTCAAGATCTCTCATCAACCCTCCCGTTTCCTGTCCCCGTCATCCCCGTTGGTCATCCCTACATGCACGCTCAACACCGCGAACCACTTCCCCACAAAATACCGTTTCTTCGCTGGCCTGAACATCATGTTTACGCTCGGGATCATGGTACAAATTTCGGCATCGGGAGTTATGACCATGCGCCTATCGGCTACAAGCCCGAGACTACAACCACTACTGCCAAAGGAGAATGGATAGACTGGTTCAAGCAACCTCTCGACTTTGCTACAGGTTTACTCCCTCCTGCTGCAGCCCGAGAATTCCAAGATGGAAACCACTTCAATGGAGTGTTTAGTATGACACCAGACAATATGCCACTGGCTGGAAAGGTTAATTCAGTCGAGGGATTGTTCATGGCAGTCGCAGTCTGGGTCACGCACGCAGCTGGTACAGCCAAGTTTCTGACAAGGATtattgatggagaagaagtggaaGGCAAGACAAAAGAGGCTCTTGACCCCGAGAGATTCAGGGGGCAGGACTTTGCGCAGTTGGAAGAGAAGTCCTTGACGGgctataactctatttataagactGTTAAGACAGGCTAG